A DNA window from Betta splendens chromosome 6, fBetSpl5.4, whole genome shotgun sequence contains the following coding sequences:
- the smad3b gene encoding mothers against decapentaplegic homolog 3b: protein MSILPFTPPIVKRLLGWKKGEQNGQEEKWCEKAVKSLVKKLKKTGQLDELEKAITTQNVNTKCITIPRSLDGRLQVSHRKGLPHVIYCRLWRWPDLQSHHELRAVDHCEFAFHTKKDEVCVNPYHYQRVETPILPPVLVPRHTDIPTEFPPLDDYRPSIPENTNFPAGIEPQSNYIPETPPPGYLSEDGETNDHQLNHSMDTGSPSLSPNPVSPANSNLDLQPVTYCESAFWCSISYYELNQRVGETFHASQPSLTVDGFTDPSNSERFCLGLLSNVNRNSAVELTRRHIGRGVRLYYIGGEVFAECLSDSAIFVQSPNCNQRYGWHPATVCKIPPGCNLKIFNNQEFAALLAQSVNQGFEAVYQLTRMCTIRMSFVKGWGAEYRRQTVTSTPCWIELHLNGPLQWLDKVLTQMGSPSIHCSSVS from the exons ATGTCTATATTACCATTCACTCCTCCAATCGTGAAGAGGCTTCTCGGCTGGAAGAAGGGAGAGCAAAACGGGCAGGAGGAGAAATGGTGCGAAAAGGCCGTCAAAAGTCTTGTGAAGAAGTTGAAAAAGACGGGACAACTGGACGAGCTGGAAAAGGCGATCACGACACAGAATGTCAACACGAAATGCATAACCATACCCAG GTCTTTAGATGGGCGACTCCAGGTTTCCCACAGAAAAGGTCTTCCCCATGTGATCTACTGCCGTTTGTGGCGCTGGCCAGACCTGCAGTCCCACCATGAACTGAGAGCTGTCGACCACTGTGAATTTGCCTTCCACACCAAGAAGGATGAAGTGTGTGTCAATCCTTACCACTACCAGAGGGTAGAAACACCAA TTCTGCCCCCGGTCCTAGTACCCCGACATACAGATATTCCCACAGAGTTCCCACCACTGGATGACTACAGACCATCCATTCCTGAGAACACCAACTTCCCTGCTGGCATTGAGCCACAGAGTAACTATATTCCTG AAACTCCACCACCAGGGTATCTGAGTGAGGATGGCGAGACAAATGATCACCAGCTCAACCACAGCATGGATACAG GTTCCCCCAGCCTCTCACCCAATCCTGTGTCACCCGCAAACAGTAATCTTG ACTTACAACCTGTGACGTACTGCGAGTCGGCCTTTTGGTGCTCTATATCCTACTACGAGCTGAATCAACGTGTAGGGGAGACTTTCCATGCATCGCAGCCTTCGCTCACAGTAGATGGATTTACAGACCCCTCCAACTCTGAGCGCTTTTGCCTGGGCTTGCTGTCAAACGTGAACCGCAACTCAGCAGTAGAgctcacacgcagacacataG gaCGGGGTGTGAGGTTGTACTACATTGGGGGAGAGGTGTTTGCTGAGTGTCTTAGTGATAGTGCCATCTTTGTCCAGAGTCCTAACTGCAACCAACGTTATGGTTGGCATCCTGCCACTGTCTGCAAAATCCCTCCAG GCTGCAACCTAAAGATCTTCAACAATCAGGAGTTTGCTGCCCTACTTGCCCAATCAGTCAACCAGGGCTTTGAGGCGGTCTATCAACTCACCAGGATGTGTACCATTCGCATGAGTTTTGTGAAAGGTTGGGGAGCTGAATACAG ACGTCAGACAGTAaccagcaccccctgctggatAGAGCTGCATCTCAATGGCCCTTTGCAGTGGCTGGACAAGGTCCTTACACAGATGGGCTCTCCCAGCATCCACTGCTCCAGTGTGTCTTAG
- the aagab gene encoding alpha- and gamma-adaptin-binding protein p34, with product MSTTEEHTAVTLPCVLITSSDSKFKEEELIKQILNSKTLPEPTKREEAVVWYPWTINNKYYTADVCLCAVPDTYRMSSEIAQATQAFIAYFDSTVQDGLEKLQPWISVVEDLAPEVLILVCDRVCENGVTRHEAHQWCLAHAFELVELNPQELPDEDDDFPESTGVKRIVQALNANVWSSVEMKDGHNQGFDLMSSLVASRHNNPRSRPDPPSSSLPEEGTLNNEENSQTEGSTNSTTRDEAIVDAMTNLDIQELANLTAGDADADNFERLFTKLKEMKDKASSLPHEQRKLHAEKVAKAFWTAIGGDDDEIDGLSSGEES from the exons ATGTCAACTACAGAAGAACACACGGCGGTGACTCTTCCCTGCGTGCTAATAACTAGTTCTGATAGCAAGTTTAAAGAGGAAGAGCTGATTAAAC AGATCCTCAACTCAAAGACTTTGCCCGAACCAACTAAGCGAGAAGAAGCAGTGGTCTGGTATCCCTGGACCATCAACAATAAGTATTATACAGCAGacgtctgtctctgtgctgtacCAGACACTTACCGAATGTCATCAGAAATTGCCCAGGCCACACAGGCTTTCATCGCTTATTTTGACAGTACAGTG CAAGATGGCCTGGAAAAGTTACAGCCATGGATCTCCGTGGTAGAAGATCTTGCCCCAGAGGTTCTTATTCTGGTGTGTGACAGAGTCTGTGAAAATG GGGTCACCAGACATGAAGCACATCAATGGTGTTTGGCTCATGCCTTTGAACTAGTGGAGCTCAATCCACAAGAGCTGCCAGATGAGGATG ATGACTTTCCAGAATCTACAGGAGTTAAGAGAATTGTCCAGGCTCTCAATGCCAATGTGTGGTCCAGTGTGGAGATGAAGGATG GGCACAACCAGGGCTTTGATCTGATGAGTAGTTTGGTGGCCTCAAGGCACAACAATCCACGCAGTCGCCCGGACCCACCA TCTTCCAGTTTGCCAGAAGAGGGCACACTTAATAATGAGGAGAACAGTCAGACAGAAGGTAGTACCAACTCGACTACACGGGATGAAGCCATAGTTG ATGCCATGACTAACTTGGACATTCAGGAACTTGCTAATCTGACAGCTGGAGATGCAGACGCAGATAACTTTGAACGGCTCTTTACTAAATTAAAGGAGATGAAAG ACAAAGCTTCTTCATTACCCCATGAGCAGAGAAAGCTTCATGCAGAGAAA GTAGCAAAAGCCTTTTGGACAGCCattggtggtgatgatgatgaaatagaTGGGCTATCATCAGGGGAGGAAAGCTAA